Proteins encoded together in one Carya illinoinensis cultivar Pawnee chromosome 3, C.illinoinensisPawnee_v1, whole genome shotgun sequence window:
- the LOC122303665 gene encoding bifunctional riboflavin biosynthesis protein RIBA 1, chloroplastic-like yields MNSFKLHYHFSPVAPSRSQGQSGVYCGATPFTANWCPCDLILANQTKRSSLSFKGNGRVTRAALISEGRDNFVSKQVGETSGIRTQPGEIELAFGTLAAETIPTTTTTTTTTTTASGFFSNDEYDLDRPTAGFSSVPEAVEDIRKGKMVIVVDDEDRENEGDLIMAASKVTPEAMAFVVKHGTGIVCVSMKGEDLERLQLPLMVTQKENEEKLCTAFTVSVDAKRGTTTGVSAHDRAATVLALASRHSKPEDFNRPGHIFPLKYREGGVLKRAGHTEASVDLAVLAGLEPVAVLCEIVDDDGSMARLPKLRQFAETENLKIISTADLIRYRRKRDKLVERSAAARIPTMWGPFQAYCYRSLLDGIEHIAMVKGEIGDGQDILVRVHSECLTGDIFGSARCDCGNQLALAMKQIEEAGRGVLVYLRGYEGRGIGLGHKLRAYNLPDDAHDTVEANEELGLPVDSREYGIGAQVLQDVGVRTMRLMTNNPAKYVGLKGYGLTIAGRVPLLTPLTTENERDLKTTHKKTGQIYGSENSGLVNGITGENGNSN; encoded by the exons ATGAATTCGTTCAAACTCCACTACCATTTCTCTCCGGTGGCTCCCTCCCGTTCCCA agGGCAGAGTGGTGTATATTGCGGTGCAACACCGTTTACTGCGAATTGGTGTCCATGTGATCTTATTTTGGCAAATCAAACAAAAAGATCGTCTCTCAGTTTCAAAGGTAATGGAAGAGTGACGAGGGCTGCGTTGATTTCTGAAGGGCGAGACAATTTTGTGAGTAAACAGGTAGGTGAAACAAGTGGGATTCGGACACAGCCTGGTGAAATAGAGTTAGCGTTTGGAACATTAGCAGCAGAGACAATTcccacaacaacaacaacaacaactactactactactgccAGTGGTTTCTTTTCCAATGATGAATATGATCTGGACCGGCCAACCGCCGGGTTTTCCTCTGTTCCGGAGGCTGTTGAGGACATCAGGAAAGGCAAG ATGGTAATTGTCGTTGACGATGAAGACAGAGAAAATGAGGGAGATCTTATAATGGCAGCGTCAAAGGTGACGCCGGAGGCTATGGCATTTGTTGTCAAGCATGGAACTGGGATTGTGTGTGTGAGCATGAAAGGGGAGGACTTGGAGAGGTTGCAACTTCCGTTGATGGTGACGCAGAAGGAGAATGAAGAAAAACTTTGTACAGCATTTACTGTGTCAGTG GATGCAAAACGTGGTACAACAACTGGTGTTTCAGCCCATGATAGGGCAGCCACAGTATTGGCTCTTGCATCAAGACATTCTAAACCTGAAGATTTCAACCGCCCAGGCCATATTTTCCCCCTCAAGTACAGGGAGGGAGGAGTTTTGAAAAGAGCTGGGCACACAGAAGCTTCTGTTGATCTTGCTGTTTTGGCTGGTTTAGAACCTGTTGCCGTTTTATGCGAGATTGTAGATGATGATGGCTCCATGGCTAGACTACCTAAGCTTCGCCAGTTTGCAGAGACAGAGAACTTGAAAATTATTTCCACTGCTGATTTAATAAG ATATAGGAGGAAAAGAGATAAGTTGGTGGAGCGGTCTGCTGCTGCGCGAATACCCACAATGTGGGGGCCATTCCAAGCCTACTGCTATAGATCATTGTTGGATGGCATCGAGCATATTGCCATGGTTAAA GGCGAGATTGGGGATGGGCAAGATATTCTTGTGAGGGTACATTCTGAGTGTCTCACTGGCGACATATTTGGATCAGCCAGATGCGACTGTGGAAACCAGTTGGCACTTGCAATGAAGCAAATTGAGGAAGCAGGTAGGGGTGTATTAGTCTATCTCCGTGGCTATGAAGGTAGAGGAATTGGTCTGGGCCACAAGCTTCGTGCTTACAACCTTCCGGATGATGCACATGATACAGTTGAGGCAAACGAGGAGTTGGGTTTGCCTGTTGATTCTCGGGAATATGGCATTGGTGCACAG GTACTTCAAGATGTAGGTGTCAGGACAATGAGGCTAATGACGAACAATCCTGCAAAGTATGTTGGTCTTAAGGGTTACGGTTTGACAATTGCAGGCAGGGTCCCATTGTTGACACCATTAACAACGGAGAACGAGAGAGATTTGAAGACTACGCATAAGAAAACGGGACAGATCTATGGTTCGGAAAATAGTGGTCTAGTAAATGGCATTACAGGAGAAAATGGCAATTCAAATTGA